The proteins below are encoded in one region of Primulina huaijiensis isolate GDHJ02 unplaced genomic scaffold, ASM1229523v2 scaffold39561, whole genome shotgun sequence:
- the LOC140969030 gene encoding flap endonuclease GEN-like 1 isoform X2, with the protein MGVGGNFWDLLKPYARFEGFDFLRNKRVAVDLSYWIVQHETAVKGYVRKPHIRLTFFRAVNLFSKFGAYPVFVLDGTPSPLKSRARIARYCRASGLDLSSKLEAEEGVSDSVERNWAFRKCVEECVELLELLGMPVLKAKGEAEALCAQLNSEGHVDACITADSDAFLYGAKCVIKRFQPNSKEPFECYHVADIEAGLGLKRKHLIAVSLLVGSDHDLSGVQGIGIDTALRFVKCFSEEEILDRLNKIAKGDPLVVQGNIESGAELARSSDEYSPKPKLLHCSHCGHPGNKRAHLKFSCEYCSSPAGKSCWQKSVGFKCGCSSCDFSGKEKENKKIEAWRFNVCRKIASERDFPIDEIIHLYLSKNNGIDDHPSIRFTSPQAELLVDYLTYMQNWEPSYIKKMLLPMLSTLYLRDVASGRMNNLLYGQYEFHSIQRIKIRYGHEFFVVNWKKAVNTLGSVSHTMLEESDIQQEEESGEVDESVDFLEEPYVPHIRLQDGCCFLSTDEGIELIQNAFPEKASKFFEEKKLKEMKSRKKKCTSGSEAVTGNSESPSSRSLQLSITEFYSSSKILGQNKNEENTGNGHGSTEGKRKESGSRYSKSVRRRLLFG; encoded by the exons ATGGGAGTCGGGGGAAATTTCTGGGATTTGCTTAAACCCTATGCCCGATTCGAGGGCTTCGATTTCTTGAGGAACAAACGGGTTGCGGTGGACCTGTCGTACTGGATTGTCCAGCATGAAACTGCCGTTAAAGGGTATGTTCGTAAACCCCACATTCGCCTCACCTTCTTCCGTGCAGTCAATCTCTTCAGCAAG TTTGGAGCCTACCCGGTTTTTGTACTTGATGGAACTCCATCCCCATTAAAGTCTCGGGCAAGGATCGCACGGTATTGCAGAGCATCGGGCTTGGACTTATCAAGCAAGCTGGAGGCGGAAGAGGGTGTCTCGGACTCGGTTGAGAGAAACTGGGCATTTAGGAAATGCGTGGAAGAATGTGTG GAATTGCTGGAACTCTTGGGAATGCCGGTTTTAAAAGCGAAAGGGGAAGCTGAAGCACTCTGTGCACAGTTAAATAGTGAAGGACATGTTGATGCTTGTATTACTGCCGACAGCGATGCCTTCCTTTATGGGGCCAAATGTGTAATCAAGCGATTCCAGCCCAACTCCAAA GAGCCATTTGAATGCTATCATGTAGCTGACATTGAGGCTGGTCTTGGTCTTAAGAGGAAGCATTTGATTGCTGTTTCTCTGTTGGTTGGAAGTGATCACGATTTAAGTGGTGTCCAGGGAATTGGGATTGACACTGCTCTTCGTTTTGTCAAATGTTTTAGTGAAGAAGAAATATTGGATAG GTTGAATAAAATAGCAAAAGGAGATCCACTGGTAGTCCAGGGAAATATTGAATCTGGAGCTGAACTTGCACGAAGTTCTGATGAATATTCGCCAAAGCCTAAACTTCTTCATTGTTCACACTGTGGGCACCCCGGCAACAAAAGGgctcatctcaaattttcttGTGAATATTGCAGTTCGCCTGCTGGCAAGAGTTGCTGGCAGAAGTCGGTAGGATTTAAATGTGGCTGTTCATCATGTGACTTT AgcgggaaagaaaaagaaaacaagaaaatcgAGGCTTGGAGATTTAATGTTTGCCGAAAGATTGCTTCAGAGAGAGATTTTCCTATTGATGAAATTATCCATTTGTATTTGAGCAAAAATAATGGGATTG ATGACCACCCGTCCATTAGGTTCACAAGCCCACAGGCCGAATTGCTGGTTGATTATCTGACTTATATGCAAAACTGGGAACCATCGTATATTAAGAAAATGTTGCTTCCAATGTTATCAACGTTATATCTGCGGGATGTGGCCTCCGGCCGAATGAATAACTTATTATATGGACAGTATGAGTTCCACAGCATTCAGCGTATTAAAATAAGATACGGGCATGAATTCTTTGTTGTTAACTGGAAGAAAGCTGTTAATACGCTTGGCTCTGTTTCACACACAATGCTTGAAGAGTCTGATATACAACAAGAGGAGGAATCTGGGGAAGTTGATGAATCTGTTGATTTTCTCGAAGAGCCATACGTCCCTCATATTCGCCTTCAAGATGGCTGTTGCTTTTTGTCCACAGATGAAGGTATTGAGCTCATTCAAAATGCTTTTCCCGAAAAAGCTTCtaaattttttgaagaaaag AAACTGAAGGAAATGAAATCACGAAAGAAGAAATGCACCTCAGGGTCTGAAGCAGTAACCGGTAATTCAGAATCACCCTCATCACGAAGTTTGCAGCTAAGCATTACCGAGTTCTATAGTTCCTCCAAAATTCTTGGCCAAAACAAGAACGAGGAAAACACAGGGAATGGACATGGTTCGACTGAAGGCAAAAGGAAAGAGTCTGGTTCAAGATATTCCAAGTCTGTCAGACGCCGACTCTTGTTCGGCTAA
- the LOC140969030 gene encoding flap endonuclease GEN-like 1 isoform X1 — protein MGVGGNFWDLLKPYARFEGFDFLRNKRVAVDLSYWIVQHETAVKGYVRKPHIRLTFFRAVNLFSKFGAYPVFVLDGTPSPLKSRARIARYCRASGLDLSSKLEAEEGVSDSVERNWAFRKCVEECVVSEELLELLGMPVLKAKGEAEALCAQLNSEGHVDACITADSDAFLYGAKCVIKRFQPNSKEPFECYHVADIEAGLGLKRKHLIAVSLLVGSDHDLSGVQGIGIDTALRFVKCFSEEEILDRLNKIAKGDPLVVQGNIESGAELARSSDEYSPKPKLLHCSHCGHPGNKRAHLKFSCEYCSSPAGKSCWQKSVGFKCGCSSCDFSGKEKENKKIEAWRFNVCRKIASERDFPIDEIIHLYLSKNNGIDDHPSIRFTSPQAELLVDYLTYMQNWEPSYIKKMLLPMLSTLYLRDVASGRMNNLLYGQYEFHSIQRIKIRYGHEFFVVNWKKAVNTLGSVSHTMLEESDIQQEEESGEVDESVDFLEEPYVPHIRLQDGCCFLSTDEGIELIQNAFPEKASKFFEEKKLKEMKSRKKKCTSGSEAVTGNSESPSSRSLQLSITEFYSSSKILGQNKNEENTGNGHGSTEGKRKESGSRYSKSVRRRLLFG, from the exons ATGGGAGTCGGGGGAAATTTCTGGGATTTGCTTAAACCCTATGCCCGATTCGAGGGCTTCGATTTCTTGAGGAACAAACGGGTTGCGGTGGACCTGTCGTACTGGATTGTCCAGCATGAAACTGCCGTTAAAGGGTATGTTCGTAAACCCCACATTCGCCTCACCTTCTTCCGTGCAGTCAATCTCTTCAGCAAG TTTGGAGCCTACCCGGTTTTTGTACTTGATGGAACTCCATCCCCATTAAAGTCTCGGGCAAGGATCGCACGGTATTGCAGAGCATCGGGCTTGGACTTATCAAGCAAGCTGGAGGCGGAAGAGGGTGTCTCGGACTCGGTTGAGAGAAACTGGGCATTTAGGAAATGCGTGGAAGAATGTGTGGTGAGTGAA GAATTGCTGGAACTCTTGGGAATGCCGGTTTTAAAAGCGAAAGGGGAAGCTGAAGCACTCTGTGCACAGTTAAATAGTGAAGGACATGTTGATGCTTGTATTACTGCCGACAGCGATGCCTTCCTTTATGGGGCCAAATGTGTAATCAAGCGATTCCAGCCCAACTCCAAA GAGCCATTTGAATGCTATCATGTAGCTGACATTGAGGCTGGTCTTGGTCTTAAGAGGAAGCATTTGATTGCTGTTTCTCTGTTGGTTGGAAGTGATCACGATTTAAGTGGTGTCCAGGGAATTGGGATTGACACTGCTCTTCGTTTTGTCAAATGTTTTAGTGAAGAAGAAATATTGGATAG GTTGAATAAAATAGCAAAAGGAGATCCACTGGTAGTCCAGGGAAATATTGAATCTGGAGCTGAACTTGCACGAAGTTCTGATGAATATTCGCCAAAGCCTAAACTTCTTCATTGTTCACACTGTGGGCACCCCGGCAACAAAAGGgctcatctcaaattttcttGTGAATATTGCAGTTCGCCTGCTGGCAAGAGTTGCTGGCAGAAGTCGGTAGGATTTAAATGTGGCTGTTCATCATGTGACTTT AgcgggaaagaaaaagaaaacaagaaaatcgAGGCTTGGAGATTTAATGTTTGCCGAAAGATTGCTTCAGAGAGAGATTTTCCTATTGATGAAATTATCCATTTGTATTTGAGCAAAAATAATGGGATTG ATGACCACCCGTCCATTAGGTTCACAAGCCCACAGGCCGAATTGCTGGTTGATTATCTGACTTATATGCAAAACTGGGAACCATCGTATATTAAGAAAATGTTGCTTCCAATGTTATCAACGTTATATCTGCGGGATGTGGCCTCCGGCCGAATGAATAACTTATTATATGGACAGTATGAGTTCCACAGCATTCAGCGTATTAAAATAAGATACGGGCATGAATTCTTTGTTGTTAACTGGAAGAAAGCTGTTAATACGCTTGGCTCTGTTTCACACACAATGCTTGAAGAGTCTGATATACAACAAGAGGAGGAATCTGGGGAAGTTGATGAATCTGTTGATTTTCTCGAAGAGCCATACGTCCCTCATATTCGCCTTCAAGATGGCTGTTGCTTTTTGTCCACAGATGAAGGTATTGAGCTCATTCAAAATGCTTTTCCCGAAAAAGCTTCtaaattttttgaagaaaag AAACTGAAGGAAATGAAATCACGAAAGAAGAAATGCACCTCAGGGTCTGAAGCAGTAACCGGTAATTCAGAATCACCCTCATCACGAAGTTTGCAGCTAAGCATTACCGAGTTCTATAGTTCCTCCAAAATTCTTGGCCAAAACAAGAACGAGGAAAACACAGGGAATGGACATGGTTCGACTGAAGGCAAAAGGAAAGAGTCTGGTTCAAGATATTCCAAGTCTGTCAGACGCCGACTCTTGTTCGGCTAA
- the LOC140969027 gene encoding two-component response regulator ARR10-like: MGNRGICILVANGDLSCTRIVSDLLRHTSYEVLATGSDLDVLNSIWETKERIELVLTSAQRLGPNGIEIAKHIKKKLHLPVTLMSPEKAKMESTTQPSNFSAYILNNLSSDDINNLWRFALDKEKSEKISQSTPLSSGECSRDESPLMEKKQNVVWTKEMNQKFLDAINIIGYENAVPKRIAEAMGILGLRRENVSERAVEFFIETSNLIFLQKFRNGLKRAQEVTLVQYLARAP; this comes from the exons ATGGGGAACAGAGGAATTTGCATTCTTGTTGCTAATGGTGATCTTAGTTGCACTAGAATTGTGTCCGATCTGCTTCGACACACCAGCTATGAAG TGTTGGCTACTGGAAGTGATTTAGATGTTTTGAATTCCATATGGGAGACAAAGGAGAGGATAGAACTTGTCCTGACAAGTGCTCAAAGGTTAGGACCAAATGGGATTGAGATTGCGAAACATATCAAGAAGAAGCTTCATCTTCCTGTCACAT TGATGTCTCCCGAAAAGGCAAAGATGGAGTCTACAACCCAACCAAGCAACTTCTCAGCATACATATTGAATAACTTAAGCAGTGATGACATTAATAACCTCTGGCGATTTGCGTTAGACAAAGAAAAGTCCGAGAAAATATCACAGAGCACTCCATTATCATCCGGTGAATGCAGCAGAGATGAATCTCCATTAATGgaaaagaaacaaaatgttgTTTGGACAAAAGAGATGAATCAGAAATTCTTGGATGCCATTAATATTATAGGATATGAAA ATGCAGTTCCGAAGAGAATCGCAGAGGCTATGGGGATACTGGGGCTTCGAAGAGAAAACGTCAG CGAACGTGCTGTAGAATTCTTCATTGAAACAAGCAATTTAATCTTTCTGCAGAAATTTCGCAATGGCCTGAAACGAGCTCAGGAAGTCACTCTCGTTCAGTACCTGGCACGAGCACCATGA
- the LOC140969031 gene encoding RING-H2 finger protein ATL7-like isoform X2: MICRRLRRMEEQQTFEIDSRIDLELQEHGGNYHALVVIDAIPTMKFNREAFSSMEDALCTICLAEYEEKEVLRIMPKCGHTFHLSCIDTWLRKQLTCPICRLSVDESSERNQSHTNTMSTAGYFDSSEITVEHSQQWLLPAIAHAVGNRSNQRNADSVSIDIDSRVYGEATLRS, from the exons ATGATTTGTAGGAGGCTCCGCCGGATGGAGGAGCAGCAAACGTTTGAGATCGACTCGAGAATTGATCTTGAGCTG CAAGAACATGGGGGTAATTACCATGCTCTGGTTGTAATTGATGCTATTCCGACTATGAAATTCAATCGGGAAGCATTCAGTTCAATGGAAGACGCGCT ATGTACAATATGTTTGGCAGAATACGAAGAGAAAGAAGTGTTGAGAATTATGCCAAAGTGTGGTCACACTTTTCACCTGTCTTGCATTGATACTTGGCTCAGAAAACAGCTGACCTGTCCAATATGCCGTCTTTCGGTAGATGAATCTTCCGAAAGAAATCAGAGTCACACAAATACAATGTCTACAGCTGGATATTTTGACAGCTCCGAGATTACAGTTGAGCATTCTCAGCAGTGGCTGCTACCAGCTATTGCTCATGCAGTAGGCAACCGAAGCAACCAAAGGAATGCAGATTCTGTTTCTATTGACATCGACTCAAGGGTCTATGGAGAAGCGACATTGAGGTCATAA
- the LOC140969031 gene encoding RING-H2 finger protein ATL43-like isoform X1, which produces MFYGIILLVYPLDCRNRNTDMLGSGTNLITTIVGFSMSATFIIFVCTRMICRRLRRMEEQQTFEIDSRIDLELQEHGGNYHALVVIDAIPTMKFNREAFSSMEDALCTICLAEYEEKEVLRIMPKCGHTFHLSCIDTWLRKQLTCPICRLSVDESSERNQSHTNTMSTAGYFDSSEITVEHSQQWLLPAIAHAVGNRSNQRNADSVSIDIDSRVYGEATLRS; this is translated from the exons ATGTTCTATGGAATTATTTTGTTAGTTTATCCTTTGGATTGTAGAAATAGGAACACAGATATGTTAGGCTCAGGGACGAATCTGATTACCACGATCGTTGGCTTTAGTATGAGTGCAACTTTCATTATTTTTGTGTGCACTAGAATGATTTGTAGGAGGCTCCGCCGGATGGAGGAGCAGCAAACGTTTGAGATCGACTCGAGAATTGATCTTGAGCTG CAAGAACATGGGGGTAATTACCATGCTCTGGTTGTAATTGATGCTATTCCGACTATGAAATTCAATCGGGAAGCATTCAGTTCAATGGAAGACGCGCT ATGTACAATATGTTTGGCAGAATACGAAGAGAAAGAAGTGTTGAGAATTATGCCAAAGTGTGGTCACACTTTTCACCTGTCTTGCATTGATACTTGGCTCAGAAAACAGCTGACCTGTCCAATATGCCGTCTTTCGGTAGATGAATCTTCCGAAAGAAATCAGAGTCACACAAATACAATGTCTACAGCTGGATATTTTGACAGCTCCGAGATTACAGTTGAGCATTCTCAGCAGTGGCTGCTACCAGCTATTGCTCATGCAGTAGGCAACCGAAGCAACCAAAGGAATGCAGATTCTGTTTCTATTGACATCGACTCAAGGGTCTATGGAGAAGCGACATTGAGGTCATAA
- the LOC140969029 gene encoding COP9 signalosome complex subunit 1-like — MEAEDDATGTMIEVEDICVNGAVLDGESKRHRPIISREQLDVEAYAALYSGRTKITRLLFIAEKSGVASMQLEVLRMAYDEIKKGENTQLFREVVAKIDGRLGPNYGPDNGWADAVDRRAEVRKEKLENELNAYRTNLIKESIRMGYNDFGDFFYAHGHLGEAFKNYVRTRDYCTTSKHIIHMCLNAILVGIEMGQFTHVTSYVSKAEQSQDTSDTITIAKLRCAAGLAHLEGKKYKLAARKFLETGPELGNNYTEVIAPQDVATYGGLCALASFDRAELKCKVIDNSNFKSFLELVPEIRELINDFYTSHYASCLEYLGNLKTNLLLDIHLHDHVETLYEQIRNKALIQYTHPFVSVDLHMMANAFNTTVTCLEKELEALITNDQIQARIDSHNKILYARHADLRKGTFQRVLQTGCEFDREVRAMLLRANLIKHDYNLRAARKHGNL; from the exons ATGGAAGCCGAAGATGATGCTACTGGAACGATGATCGAAGTAGAAGATATCTGCGTAAATGGAGCCGTTTTAGACGGCGAGTCGAAGCGGCACAGACCAATCATAAGCCGCGAGCAGCTCGATGTGGAGGCCTACGCAGCGCTGTACTCCGGCCGCACGAAGATCACTCGGCTACTGTTTATTGCTGAGAAAAGTGGCGTCGCCTCGATGCAGCTTGAGGTTTTGAGAATGGCGTATGATGAGATTAAGAAGGGGGAGAACACGCAGCTGTTCAGGGAGGTGGTTGCGAAGATTGATGGGCGATTGGGCCCGAATTATGGACCGGATAATGGATGGGCTGATGCGGTGGACCGACGGGCTGAGGTTCGGAAGGAGAAGCTCGAGAATGAACTCAATGCTTACAGG ACAAATTTGATCAAAGAGAGCATTCGAATGGGTTATAATGATTTTggagattttttttatgcacATGGTCATCTTGGTGAAGCTTTCAAAAATTATGTCCGCACACGTGACTACTGCACTACATCCAAACATATCATTCATATGTGTCTAAATGCAATTTTGGTTGGCATCGAGATGGGCCAGTTCACACATGTTACTAGCTACGTTAGCAAGGCTGAGCAAAGTCAAGATACCTCGGACACCATTACAATTGCAAAATTACGTTGTGCTGCTGGTTTGGCTCATTTGGAAGGCAAAAAGTATAAGCTTGCTGCTCGAAAG TTCCTAGAAACTGGTCCTGAACTTGGGAATAACTACACAGAAGTGATTGCACCACAAGATGTTGCAACCTATGGTGGTCTTTGCGCACTCGCAAGTTTTGATCGTGCAGAACTGAAG TGCAAAGTCATTGACAACAGTAACTTCAAGAGTTTCTTGGAATTAGTACCTGAAATCAGGGAGCTAATTAATGATTTCTATACCAG TCACTATGCTTCCTGCCTTGAATATCTTGGAAACCTTAAAACGAACTTGTTACTCGACATTCATTTACACGACCATGTGGAAACACTATATGAGCAAATTCGCAACAAAGCTCTGATCCAGTACACTCACCCATTTGTCTCTGTTGATCTGCATATGATGGCAAATGCTTTCAACACAACTGTTACTTGCTTGGAGAAAGAGCTTGAAGCTCTCATTACCAATGACCAAATACAG GCGCGGATTGATTCACACAACAAAATTCTCTATGCTCGGCATGCAGATCTGAGAAAAGGCACGTTCCAACGTGTCCTGCAGACTGGCTGTGAATTTGACCGTGAAGTGAGAGCCATGCTTTTGAGAGCAAACCTTATCAAACATGATTATAACCTCAGAGCAGCTCGTAAGCATGGAAATTTATAG